The sequence ggaggttttttttttttttttttttggcttgtttgtttttactgaaaGGTGGTAAAGTTTCTTACTACCATTTTAAAACAACTAAATTCTTGAATCAGGGTTGGGTATAAGCTAGAGGAGACCGCCTGACCATTTCCTACTGGAGTTTTACCGGGAAACATCTAGAGGGAAACTTGGTAGGAGAAAATGAGATCTGGCTTGCAACTAACCGCCATGCTTTATTTTGAGAAGATGTACAGACTCGTGGAAAAGGGAAATTAAATATTGACCAGGGACCATGTCTGTATTTCTCAGTAACTTGTCGACAAATGACTCTAGCCTGTGGAAGGACAACGATAATTCTACGGACCTTTTAAACCCTCCAGGAACTCTGAATGTCTTCCTTTTTTGCCTGACATGCTTAATGGCTCTTGCAGCCCTGGCGGGCAGCATCTATTCACTAATTTCCCTgctgaaaatgcagaacagaacagtTGTGTCCATGCTTGTGGCTTCCTGGTCTGGCGATGACCTCATGAGCGTCCTGTCGGTGACCATCTTCATGTTCTTGCAGTGGCCACATGAGACCCCTGGCTACTTTCAGGCTCTGTGCACCACCTCTGCCTTACTGTATACATGCCAGGGCCTCTCCAGCAACTTGAAGGCGACTCTCCTCGTCTCCTACAACTTTTACACCATGCACAGGGCCGTGGGGAGCCAGGCAGCCTCCAGGAGAGCCGGCCAGGTGTTCGGTGTGGCGCTGACCGTGTGGGCGGCCAGTCTGCTGCTAGCCGCGCTCCCGCTCTGCGGCTGGGGCGCCTTCGTGCGCACGCCCTGGGGCTGCCTGGCGGACTGCTCCAGCTCCTACGTGCTGCTGCTCTTCGCCGTGTACAGCTTGGCCTTCGGGCTCCTGGCCGGCCTCTCGGTGCCGCTCACTCATCAGTTGCTTTGTTCCGAGGAGCCGCCCAGACTCCACGCCAACTACCAGGAAATTTCCCGCGGAGCTTCCACTCCCGGGACCCCTTCGGCCGGGGGCAGAGTGCTCTCCCTGTCCCCCGAGGAGACCCCGGGCCCGGCCCTGCGCTGCTCCCGGGAATGCGCCCCGAGCTCCGACACCGAGTTGGCACCCGGGCGGCCGGCGAGCACCGGGCCGGACCCGGGGCGTGGCGCCGCTGCAGCCGCTGGGGCGGGAGCCTGCAGGCGTGAGAACCGGGGAACCCTCTATGGCTCCAGGAGCTTCACCGTGAGCGTCGCTCAGAAGCGCTTCTCCCTGATCCTAGCGCTGACAAAAGTCATCCTCTGGCTGCCCATGATGGTAAAAGTGCGGTTGCTGGCAGTGCGCGGATGTGTGTGCGGGTCGGGGCCAGCGTCTCCGCTTTGAGGAGGCACCGAGAGACGCGCAGTTAAATCCGCTTCCAAAGGCGGCTCGCTCGGTGGCGGAGACGCTCCTGGAGGCAGGCAGTTGACCGGCGGGCGGGTCGGCCCCCGAAGTCTTTGCCTCCACGTGCTTCTTATTCCAAAAGTGTGGTGGAGGGAGGGCGAGGCCCGGCTGCAGGTCTGGGTTAGACGATAAGCAAAGTATGCACGGCTCTACTTGTGCCCATTTACTAGTCTGTAGTGAACACTTTCACCTTGTggcgaaacccatgtgaaattgttcgctACAGGTTAGTAAATAAACGCAAGtaagcccgtgcgtaccttgcttaagGTAAACTGGCGCGTACTTTGCTGACTGGTTAATTCGCCCCTGGAGAGGAGGTGCCGGCGCCTGAGTTAGCTTTCCTTGATCTGTCGTGATCAAGGGTGTTCTCCTGTCTCTTGCAGCGTAACCTGGGAGTATTCAGAAAAGGAGCGAGGCAGTAAATGTTTTGGGTTTCTCCCCAACCTCCTATCGTCCCCGCCTCTCCCCTCCATTCCTACTGGGTGAGGACGCCTGGCATCCCCAGCAGGGAAGCGGGAGAGGAGCGGTCAGATGCAGGAGGAGAGGATAAAGCAGGCTTTTGTTCAGGTCTCCAGGCAGCAGACCAGTTGAGAGGTGGCAGGGTGGCGGCCTGGTGTGACAGGCCTGCCTGGAGGAGGTGAGGGACCAGCGAGGGGGCTAAGGCCATCTGGTGTAGGATGCAGATTCCAGGGCCACCTTCTGTTTCCCCAGGTCGTGTTCCCACGTTCTGGAGTGCGCCTCCCTGGTGGCGACCTAACAGGCGGCGCAAACCGGCACTCCTAAAGCTCTGTGGCGGGCGCGGCGGTGTGAATCCCACCAGCTCACAGGAACCCACCACCAAATCCGAGAGCATGCGCCTAAGAGCAGAGCTTCAAGCTCTGTGGCAGGACAGGGGCCTGGAGAAGGGGCTGCAGCAGCATGCTTCAGGGGAAGACGGGGAAGTGGGAAATGGGATCTGAGCTTTGGTCTGAAGCTCTCCCCCCTTTGCAGATCCACATGGTGGTCCAGCACGCGGTGGGGTTGCAGAGCCTTCCCTTCCAGACTCTCAGCTTTCTACTAACCCTGCTGGCCGCCACGGTTACTCCAGTGTTTGTCTTGTCCAAACGCTGGACCCACCTGCCCTGTGGGTGCATCATCAACTGCAAGCAGAACGCCTATGCGGATGCATCAGGTGAGCAGACAAGTAGGTCCTCTGCAGGGCGAGGGGTTGGAAGCAAAGTCCACACACCGCATGCAGTAAAGTGGTCTGTCTGAGAGAGTTGTCTGATGAGGGCACGAGGAGCCCAAGGACAAACGTGAAGGGTAATAGCCAGGCAAAGTTATAATGAGAAACAGACCTCAGCACGGCGTTGGAGCAGGTTTCCAATGAGGCAGGTTAGCTCCACAAAGTACTTGTGAGTTGAATAATTACTGTAGATAAGAAAGCAAGAGAGTAGAATTCATTCAACACAGAATGAAATCAACAAAGGCCCTTAAATATTGTATTTCCCTAGCTCTTTTTAGCCCAGGGTAGAAAATAAACCTCCATCCAAGCCAGCTTATAAAATTTGCTATGAGAAGCCTACAATCCAAAGAGAGGTTTTAACTCTCTGGAAAGAGTTCAAACTTCAGGTGATATTACAGCCCATAATTACTTAAtagaacagttaaaaaaaaagttatcattaTGTTGCTGTTTGTATATTTCCAGGGTTTTGGAAAACGATCAGAGCAAGCAATGGTAGTACCTGTAAACAGTCTCAAAGCCAATTTTAAGCatacaactctgctgcaaaaatgaaaacacagacacCTGAGTTCCAAGAAACGATAAACATGGCAATGTTTGTTCGTGTATGAATCTAGCAAGGCTATTtacttcaataatttttttttttatgtgctaaaGAGCAGACCTAGACGGGGGTGGGAGACAGGGCCAATCACAAAACTTCCTAGAGTGTAACGGTGGCCATATTCTAAGGCAGGAAAAGTGAGGAACAGCCTGTGTATCTGGGCTctgaaaggagggaaaagaagatTGTTATTTGTCATTCAAGACAAAAGTGAGGCTGTCCTACTATTTAATAAGTCTAAGAATGTGCCTTAGTGTGTGTCGAATGGATTATGTCATTGCCCGTGGAAAATCCTttcttcagaataggcaaatatattattctttaacagaaaagaaagattaaataaaaatagcTCATCTCAGGCTATTTTAAAGTTGCAAAAATCTGAAGGACATCATAGTCTGAAATCAATTCAACAACAGATTACTTTGTAAATATTAATTAGTCATGAATTGGGCATTTTCCATGTATGGATGCCATTTAAAATTTAGCGTGTCTAGATGTCTTTCAactaatcagaattttttttgttgttgttaaggttgTTATGACCTTTTATGGCCAATAAATGCTAAATTCATCTGTATCTTTAAAATAAAGTTACAATACTTATAATAATAATGTAACCCCTACAATGATGATGAGCTTCTGTAGATTAATATAATAGCAACAATGACACAGAAAATTAGTAACAAACCTTTAGGGAGCACTGTTATGGAACATATAAAAAACCATCAACAAGCCCAAAAGTTCTCACATTCTAACAAAACTTAACATTTTGCCACTAAGTAAGTGAACCAGCCCTGTCATAAGACATACAGTACTATGAGGAAGACAAGAAGAGTCAGGTGCCCTTGAGGATAAAAAGCCTTAGTGAAGTGGTTTAGGGAAGTCCTCGGTGAGGAGGGCAGGACACCTGCATCAGAAGCTGAAGACACAGCCATGCAACAGGCCTGCCACTGCACGTGACCTAGGGAATTGTCTTCTGTTCCGCACCAGGTAGCAACGCCTACAACAGGCTAGCAGAACCAACAGTCATGTTAATGccgtattttttaaatttaaaacataccTTTCAAGATGAAAATAATCTTTCTTCTAAAATTACTATTGCTTTTATTTgtatttactttaaaaatcaaaagaaggcCTTGAAATATGTAGACTTATGAAAACAGGCATAGattcaaaaaccaaaaaggagTGAGAAACATTAGTTTCAAATGCTTATAGTTCACATGACTCCATTCCTTGTTGTGATCCCAAGCTCTATCACAGGGGAATTCTGAGATTCGGAACAGAGTGTGTGAGGAGCCACGATAAATTTTCCTACTGCTAGGAAACACAACAGAAGTTTGAAAGCCCGGAGATGGCTGTCTCAGGTGTGATCAGGCATAGTGCTTTAATTCTTTGCaagtatagttttttttatagTTGCAGTTTCACATTTAAGCTCTTTTTCCCTGAACAGAGACACCTCcttttacattctttttcagtGAATTGCAGAGGCAAGCAagaaaaaatgtgtttctttcCTGAGTTATATTTATCATAGTTTCGTTTTGCATATGTAAATATGAATCTACATCTCAGCTACTCTGAATGGGAACTGAGAAACAGGCAACTAGGAAATTAATGTCAGTCCTGGGAAATAATTTCCATTAACAGCAAATCTGTTTCCAACAATAATCTGTATTTATTAGCATTTGAAAAtgaaagtgcaaaaaaaaaaaaacaggaagatgaCTTTAACACAGAGGCCTCAGAGGGCAGACATCTGGGCTGGCTATGGCTTTTAGACTCCATTTTGCctgtgatgattttttttttaattgaacagttaaaaatattttatataattccaGCTTTTATTCGTTAACAAAATCAGAGTGCTTATTAAGTGACATgatattgttgtcaggtgcagttgagtttgttccgactcatagcgaccctgtgtacagcagaacgaaacactgcccggtcctgtgccaccctcatgatcgttgctatgtttgagcccattgttgcagccacataaTAATCTgaagaattatttatttttataaactgaTATAATTATTTATGTCTAAAATTATAATTTGCAAGATGTGATGAAAAGCAAAAGACGAGCTAATTGATGTTTTATGCTGGGTTTCGGAACAGCAAAACTTCTGCTTTTCACGGTAAATACATTATCTATATTATATAGATACTAAAATATCCTGGGCTTTATTCACAAGTCTCTAAGTTTATTTCAAGTTATTAGTCAATAAAAGACCTCTGActacacacacaaattttttttttaaacaatccaGCTAtgttcccccgcccccccccccccgcaatgGCATAAAAATAAGAGTCAGGAACTCAAATGCCTTTGAGGTGTTTCTCCTATaaataaatcaatttttaaaaagtat comes from Elephas maximus indicus isolate mEleMax1 chromosome 23, mEleMax1 primary haplotype, whole genome shotgun sequence and encodes:
- the GPR149 gene encoding probable G-protein coupled receptor 149 — encoded protein: MSVFLSNLSTNDSSLWKDNDNSTDLLNPPGTLNVFLFCLTCLMALAALAGSIYSLISLLKMQNRTVVSMLVASWSGDDLMSVLSVTIFMFLQWPHETPGYFQALCTTSALLYTCQGLSSNLKATLLVSYNFYTMHRAVGSQAASRRAGQVFGVALTVWAASLLLAALPLCGWGAFVRTPWGCLADCSSSYVLLLFAVYSLAFGLLAGLSVPLTHQLLCSEEPPRLHANYQEISRGASTPGTPSAGGRVLSLSPEETPGPALRCSRECAPSSDTELAPGRPASTGPDPGRGAAAAAGAGACRRENRGTLYGSRSFTVSVAQKRFSLILALTKVILWLPMMIHMVVQHAVGLQSLPFQTLSFLLTLLAATVTPVFVLSKRWTHLPCGCIINCKQNAYADASEGLEISKRSFEFNLSFQRSYGIYKIAHEDYYEADENFVSYHNLMNYDRETTKDSQRDTRNFFNAVKVEISTTPSPDSSTLKGINKCTNTDITGGRYGSDKDEGVDSPFSDKTGGDVNYEETAFLEGPERRLSHEDNQKPDLSDWEWCRSKSERTPRQRPGGALAIPLCAFQGTVSLQAPTGKTLSLSTYEVSAKGQKITPASKKIEVYRSKSVGHEPNPEDSPSTFADASVKIHLEVLEICENEEALDTVSIISNISQSSAQVRSPSLRYSRKENRFVSCELGETASYSLFLPTSNPDGDINISIPDTVEAHRQNSKRQHQEREGYQEEIQLLNKAYRKREEESKGD